One genomic region from Actinomycetota bacterium encodes:
- a CDS encoding class I SAM-dependent methyltransferase, translating to MTGSTASTDRPAGDHHGEAPGEPLHGQGSPRGHAHRHSHFDEIAGHYDGAIPAHVMGHYHRKRVAAVRQWAPVGGRVLDVGCGTGALLEKVAAAGFRAYGAEPSAGMLDVLSERRPGLPAAVAQGALPFPDQCFDLVYCVAVLHHVIDPEAVRLTLAEMVRVTRPGGHVLIWDHNPRNPYWPYLMKRVPQDCGDERLVPEAEIVGGLERAGACVVSSAQLGLVPDFAPRSLLGAFAGVEKVVEHLPGVRRLCAHNVVVARRAGARH from the coding sequence ATGACGGGCTCGACGGCCAGCACCGACCGGCCCGCCGGGGACCACCACGGCGAGGCGCCGGGCGAGCCCCTCCACGGTCAAGGTTCCCCGAGGGGGCACGCGCACCGGCACAGCCACTTCGACGAGATCGCCGGCCACTACGACGGCGCCATCCCCGCGCACGTGATGGGCCACTACCACCGCAAGCGGGTGGCCGCCGTCCGCCAGTGGGCACCGGTGGGCGGGCGGGTCCTCGACGTCGGGTGCGGCACCGGCGCCCTGCTCGAGAAGGTGGCCGCGGCCGGGTTCCGGGCTTACGGGGCTGAACCATCGGCGGGCATGCTCGACGTGCTGTCCGAGCGCCGGCCGGGGCTCCCGGCGGCCGTGGCCCAAGGGGCCCTGCCGTTCCCCGACCAGTGCTTCGACCTCGTGTACTGCGTGGCCGTGCTCCACCATGTGATCGACCCGGAGGCCGTACGCCTGACGCTGGCCGAGATGGTGAGGGTGACCCGCCCGGGGGGCCACGTGCTCATCTGGGACCACAACCCCCGCAACCCCTACTGGCCCTACCTGATGAAGCGTGTCCCCCAGGACTGTGGTGACGAGCGGCTCGTGCCCGAGGCGGAGATCGTCGGAGGGCTGGAGCGGGCCGGGGCCTGCGTCGTCTCCTCGGCTCAGCTCGGCCTGGTCCCCGACTTCGCCCCGAGGTCACTGCTGGGCGCCTTCGCAGGGGTCGAGAAGGTGGTCGAGCATCTGCCCGGCGTACGCCGCCTGTGCGCCCACAACGTGGTCGTGGCCCGCCGGGCCGGCGCCCGGCATTAG
- a CDS encoding PLD nuclease N-terminal domain-containing protein: MFRFAGLGLVGFIALAVWVYCILDVISSEEVLIRNLPKMTWLLIVLLFSTIGSIVWLAVGRPLYAGWRPGGTASAPGAGGRRPAPPPRRRALGPEDREDFVPRTRPGDEERLRAWEADLRRREQEVRRDDGDEGPPPA, translated from the coding sequence GTGTTCCGCTTCGCAGGTCTCGGTTTGGTGGGTTTCATCGCCTTGGCGGTGTGGGTCTATTGCATCCTCGACGTGATCTCGTCGGAGGAGGTGCTGATCAGGAACCTGCCCAAGATGACGTGGTTGCTGATCGTCTTGTTGTTCTCGACCATCGGTTCCATCGTCTGGTTGGCGGTGGGCCGGCCCCTCTACGCCGGGTGGCGGCCCGGCGGCACCGCCAGCGCGCCGGGCGCCGGCGGCCGTCGGCCCGCTCCGCCACCCCGGAGGCGGGCCCTCGGGCCCGAGGACCGAGAGGATTTCGTCCCCCGTACCCGCCCCGGCGACGAAGAGCGCCTCAGGGCGTGGGAGGCCGACCTCCGGCGCCGGGAGCAGGAGGTACGGCGGGACGACGGCGACGAGGGCCCGCCCCCAGCCTGA